In Populus nigra chromosome 10, ddPopNigr1.1, whole genome shotgun sequence, the following proteins share a genomic window:
- the LOC133705464 gene encoding uncharacterized protein LOC133705464 isoform X1, whose product MFSKLFQKNTAQQQPPSPQQQPPPQPQPPPPRAKDNVSKGGLTLKDINPRIALHYGIPSTASVLAFDHIQSVLAIGTLDGRIKVIGGDNIEGLLVSPKILPFKYLEFLQNQGILVSVSSDNEIQVWDLEQRQIASTLQWDSNITAFSVIFASSYMYIGDEYGMVYVLNYDAEEVKLVPMPYHVPADVAEVPDASGMSSPKNHSVVGVLPQPSSQGNKVLIAYEDGLMILWDVSEDKVVLVKGNKDIELKCEITADAHKEIGHKLSDDRSDYEPLEKEIAALCWASTDGSVLAVGYVDGDILLWNLSSTASATDKHAAKSSNDVVKLQLSTGDRRLPVIVLHWSSHRPHNECRGQLFIYGGDAIGSEEVLTILSLDWSSGIESLKCIGRVDLTLNGSFADMVVLPSGGLMGTSGTLVLTNPGQLHFYNDAGLSSSTSLQETRNYVSSMQFPMVIPTIEPQLTAAKFGLVFRDGKFSKALSEAISARKPQATHSSGNTNWPLTGGVPSHLHDAEKYQVERLYIAGYQDGTVRIWDATYPTFALIYVLGPEVKGINVANVNASVSALDFCSATLCLAIGNECGTVRLYKLVCSADEMILKFVTETEKEVYTLDQEDGPQCTAVFSFLSSPIYALQFANSGTRLAVGFHCARVAMLDTSTSSVLFLTDSLSGSSLPVKSLAVFSNCIDLINNSEDTGSTIVEDHVSLKVFAMTKDACIVVMDGNNGDILCSQSIKSATELMSPSIYIIEGGSYISEMSSGKHLSVSSQKSDTKSESAPAASCSESSPLKVDHEASATAAHFKQREENFLLLFCCEDALHLHSLNEVDSDPIRKVNLMKPCCWSTPFKKDDKECGIILLYQTGEIEIRSLPDLEVVVESSLMSILRWNFKTNMEKTICPSENAQIILVNGCEFAAISLLASENHFRIPESLPCLHDKLLTAAADATISLSPNQKITRVGGASSGILGGLIKGFPGSKAEHHVDLLEVCKNDFAHLESIFSSPPFLKPSIDHVDGQKVVELSIDDIDIDEPLFVSPSSETKKNDTKDKGTERERLFEGASTDSQPKLRTADEIKAKYRKGDASAAAAHAKEKLIQRQEKLERLSERTAELQRGAENFASMANELAKQMEKRKWWNI is encoded by the exons TTTCTACAAAATCAAGGTATCCTAGTCAGCGTGTCAAGTGACAATGAGATTCAG GTTTGGGATTTAGAGCAAAGACAAATTGCTTCCACTTTACAATGGGACTCCAATATAACTGCATTCTCTGTTATTTTTGCCTCAAGTTACAT GTATATTGGAGATGAGTATGGGATGGTGTATGTATTAAATTATGATGCCGAAGAAGTTAAACTTGTACCGATGCCATACCATGTTCCTGCAGACGTAGCAGAGG TGCCAGATGCATCTGGTATGTCATCACCTAAGAATCACTCTGTTGTAGGAGTTCTGCCCCAACCTTCTTCTCAAGGAAACAA aGTGTTGATTGCATATGAGGATGGGTTGATGATTCTTTGGGATGTCTCTGAAGATAAAGttgttctagttaaagggaaCAAAGATATTGAATTGAAATGTGAAATAACAGCTGATGCTCACAAAGAAATAGGACACAAGCTTTCTGATGATAGATCAGACTATGAGCCATTGGAGAAAGAGATAGCTGCCCTCTGTTGGGCATCTACTGATGGGTCAGTTCTTGCTGTTGGTTATGTTGATGGAGATATATTGTTGTGGAACCTATCAAGCACTGCTTCTGCTACAGATAAGCATGCTGCAAAATCATCAAACGATGTTGTTAAGCTACAGTTATCCACAGGTGACAGAAGACTCCCTGTCATTGTTTTGCATTGGTCTTCACACAGACCGCATAATGAGTGCCGTGGCCAGCTCTTTATCTACGGCGGTGATGCAATTGGATCTGAAGAAGTTCTAACG ATTTTGAGCCTTGATTGGTCTTCTGGAATAGAAAGTCTAAAATGCATTGGGCGTGTTGATCTTACTCTGAATGGTTCTTTTGCTGATATGGTTGTTTTACCTAGTGGTGGCTTGATGGGAACTTCAGGCACTTTGGTATTAACTAATCCAGGACAGCTGCACTTTTATAATGACGCTGGCTTGTCTTCCTCAACGTCCCTACAAGAGACAAGGAATTATGTTTCTTCAATGCAGTTCCCCATGGTTATACCTACTATCGAACCACAATTGACTGCAGCAAAATTTGGTCTGGTCTTTAGAGATGGCAAGTTCTCAAAGGCTCTCTctgag gcaATTTCTGCTAGAAAACCTCAAGCAACACATTCTTCTGGAAATACAAATTGGCCTTTGACTGGTGGAGTTCCTAGCCATCTTCATGATGCTGAAAAATATCAGGTCGAGAGATTATATATAGCTGGTTACCAAGATGGAACTGTAAGAATATGGGATGCCACCTATCCAACATTTGCACTCATTTATGTTTTAGGACCGGAG GTCAAAGGTATCAATGTTGCTAATGTTAATGCATCAGTATCTGCTTTGGATTTTTGCTCCGCTACCTTATGTTTAGCTATTGGCAATGAGTGTGGTACG GTTCGTCTATATAAGCTTGTATGTAGTGCTGATGAGATGATTTTGAAGTTTGTGACAGAAACTGAAAAAGAAG TCTACACTCTGGACCAAGAGGATGGACCTCAATGTACAGCTGTATTTTCTTTCCTAAGTTCTCCTATATATGCATTGCAATTTGCAAATTCTGGAACCAGACTTGCTGTGGGATTTCATTGTGCCCGG GTAGCAATGCTTGACACTAGTACATCATCTGTTTTATTTCTCACGGACAGTCTATCTGGCTCCAGTTTGCCTGTCAAGTCTCTGGCTGTGTTTTCAAATTGTATTGACTTAATAAATAATTCAGAAGACACTGGATCCACAATTGTGGAAGATCATGTAAGTTTGAAAGTGTTTGCTATGACCAAAGATGCCTGTATTGTTGTCATGGATGGAAACAATGGTGATATTCTCTGCTCCCAATCAATAAAATCTGCAACGGAACTTATGTCACCTTCAATATATATTATAG AGGGTGGCAGCTACATCTCTGAAATGTCTAGTGGAAAACATTTATCTGTTTCATCTCAGAAAAGTGACACTAAAAGTGAATCTGCCCCAGCTGCTTCTTGCAGTGAAAGTTCTCCACTTAAAGTTGACCACGAGGCCTCTGCTACAGCAGCCCACTTTAAGCAGAGAGaagaaaattttcttcttttgttttgttgtgagGATGCATTGCATTTGCATTCTTTGAATGAG GTGGACAGTGATCCTATTCGAAAGGTAAATCTCATGAAACCATGCTGTTGGAGTACACCATTCAAGAAGGACGATAAAGAGTGTGGGATCATTTTACTCTATCAGACCGGAGAGATTGAAATTAG ATCTTTGCCAGATCTTGAAGTGGTTGTAGAAAGCTCTTTAATGTCAATCCTAAGGTGGAACTTCAAGACTAATATGGAGAAGACAATATGTCCATCTGAAAATGCTCAGATTATTCTG gtGAATGGATGTGAATTTGCTGCTATATCGCTTTTGGCCTCTGAAAACCACTTcag GATTCCAGAGTCATTGCCTTGCCTTCATGATAAACTACTTACAGCTGCTGCTGATGCCACAATCAGTTTATCTCCCAATCAGAAGATAACACGGGTTGGA GGTGCTTCCTCTGGTATTTTAGGTGGTTTGATTAAGGGTTTCCCAGGGAGCAAGGCAGAGCACCATGTAGATCTTCTTGAAGTTTGTAAGAATGATTTTGCTCATTTAGAGAGCATATTTTCCAGCCCTCCTTTCTTAAAGCCTTCTATCGACCATGTGGATGGCCAAAAAGTTGTGGAGCTTAGCATAG ATGACATTGATATTGATGAACCTCTATTTGTCTCACCTTCATCTGAAACGAAGAAGAATGATACTAAAG ATAAGGGAACAGAAAGGGAAAGATTATTTGAAGGTGCAAGTACTGATTCACAGCCAAAGCTCAGAACAGCCGATGAAATTAAGGCTAAATATAGGAAGGGG GATGCCTCTGCTGCAGCTGCACATGCAAAGGAGAAGCTCATACAACGCCAGGAAAAACTTGAG AGGCTCAGTGAGCGTACAGCGGAGCTGCAAAGAGGGGCCGAAAACTTTGCATCAATGGCAAATGAACTTGCCAAGCAAATGGAGAAACGCAAATGGTGGAACATATGA
- the LOC133705464 gene encoding uncharacterized protein LOC133705464 isoform X3 gives MFSKLFQKNTAQQQPPSPQQQPPPQPQPPPPRAKDNVSKGGLTLKDINPRIALHYGIPSTASVLAFDHIQSVLAIGTLDGRIKVIGGDNIEGLLVSPKILPFKYLEFLQNQGILVSVSSDNEIQVWDLEQRQIASTLQWDSNITAFSVIFASSYMYIGDEYGMVYVLNYDAEEVKLVPMPYHVPADVAEDASGMSSPKNHSVVGVLPQPSSQGNKVLIAYEDGLMILWDVSEDKVVLVKGNKDIELKCEITADAHKEIGHKLSDDRSDYEPLEKEIAALCWASTDGSVLAVGYVDGDILLWNLSSTASATDKHAAKSSNDVVKLQLSTGDRRLPVIVLHWSSHRPHNECRGQLFIYGGDAIGSEEVLTILSLDWSSGIESLKCIGRVDLTLNGSFADMVVLPSGGLMGTSGTLVLTNPGQLHFYNDAGLSSSTSLQETRNYVSSMQFPMVIPTIEPQLTAAKFGLVFRDGKFSKALSEAISARKPQATHSSGNTNWPLTGGVPSHLHDAEKYQVERLYIAGYQDGTVRIWDATYPTFALIYVLGPEVKGINVANVNASVSALDFCSATLCLAIGNECGTVRLYKLVCSADEMILKFVTETEKEVYTLDQEDGPQCTAVFSFLSSPIYALQFANSGTRLAVGFHCARVAMLDTSTSSVLFLTDSLSGSSLPVKSLAVFSNCIDLINNSEDTGSTIVEDHVSLKVFAMTKDACIVVMDGNNGDILCSQSIKSATELMSPSIYIIEGGSYISEMSSGKHLSVSSQKSDTKSESAPAASCSESSPLKVDHEASATAAHFKQREENFLLLFCCEDALHLHSLNEVDSDPIRKVNLMKPCCWSTPFKKDDKECGIILLYQTGEIEIRSLPDLEVVVESSLMSILRWNFKTNMEKTICPSENAQIILVNGCEFAAISLLASENHFRIPESLPCLHDKLLTAAADATISLSPNQKITRVGGASSGILGGLIKGFPGSKAEHHVDLLEVCKNDFAHLESIFSSPPFLKPSIDHVDGQKVVELSIDDIDIDEPLFVSPSSETKKNDTKDKGTERERLFEGASTDSQPKLRTADEIKAKYRKGDASAAAAHAKEKLIQRQEKLERLSERTAELQRGAENFASMANELAKQMEKRKWWNI, from the exons TTTCTACAAAATCAAGGTATCCTAGTCAGCGTGTCAAGTGACAATGAGATTCAG GTTTGGGATTTAGAGCAAAGACAAATTGCTTCCACTTTACAATGGGACTCCAATATAACTGCATTCTCTGTTATTTTTGCCTCAAGTTACAT GTATATTGGAGATGAGTATGGGATGGTGTATGTATTAAATTATGATGCCGAAGAAGTTAAACTTGTACCGATGCCATACCATGTTCCTGCAGACGTAGCAGAGG ATGCATCTGGTATGTCATCACCTAAGAATCACTCTGTTGTAGGAGTTCTGCCCCAACCTTCTTCTCAAGGAAACAA aGTGTTGATTGCATATGAGGATGGGTTGATGATTCTTTGGGATGTCTCTGAAGATAAAGttgttctagttaaagggaaCAAAGATATTGAATTGAAATGTGAAATAACAGCTGATGCTCACAAAGAAATAGGACACAAGCTTTCTGATGATAGATCAGACTATGAGCCATTGGAGAAAGAGATAGCTGCCCTCTGTTGGGCATCTACTGATGGGTCAGTTCTTGCTGTTGGTTATGTTGATGGAGATATATTGTTGTGGAACCTATCAAGCACTGCTTCTGCTACAGATAAGCATGCTGCAAAATCATCAAACGATGTTGTTAAGCTACAGTTATCCACAGGTGACAGAAGACTCCCTGTCATTGTTTTGCATTGGTCTTCACACAGACCGCATAATGAGTGCCGTGGCCAGCTCTTTATCTACGGCGGTGATGCAATTGGATCTGAAGAAGTTCTAACG ATTTTGAGCCTTGATTGGTCTTCTGGAATAGAAAGTCTAAAATGCATTGGGCGTGTTGATCTTACTCTGAATGGTTCTTTTGCTGATATGGTTGTTTTACCTAGTGGTGGCTTGATGGGAACTTCAGGCACTTTGGTATTAACTAATCCAGGACAGCTGCACTTTTATAATGACGCTGGCTTGTCTTCCTCAACGTCCCTACAAGAGACAAGGAATTATGTTTCTTCAATGCAGTTCCCCATGGTTATACCTACTATCGAACCACAATTGACTGCAGCAAAATTTGGTCTGGTCTTTAGAGATGGCAAGTTCTCAAAGGCTCTCTctgag gcaATTTCTGCTAGAAAACCTCAAGCAACACATTCTTCTGGAAATACAAATTGGCCTTTGACTGGTGGAGTTCCTAGCCATCTTCATGATGCTGAAAAATATCAGGTCGAGAGATTATATATAGCTGGTTACCAAGATGGAACTGTAAGAATATGGGATGCCACCTATCCAACATTTGCACTCATTTATGTTTTAGGACCGGAG GTCAAAGGTATCAATGTTGCTAATGTTAATGCATCAGTATCTGCTTTGGATTTTTGCTCCGCTACCTTATGTTTAGCTATTGGCAATGAGTGTGGTACG GTTCGTCTATATAAGCTTGTATGTAGTGCTGATGAGATGATTTTGAAGTTTGTGACAGAAACTGAAAAAGAAG TCTACACTCTGGACCAAGAGGATGGACCTCAATGTACAGCTGTATTTTCTTTCCTAAGTTCTCCTATATATGCATTGCAATTTGCAAATTCTGGAACCAGACTTGCTGTGGGATTTCATTGTGCCCGG GTAGCAATGCTTGACACTAGTACATCATCTGTTTTATTTCTCACGGACAGTCTATCTGGCTCCAGTTTGCCTGTCAAGTCTCTGGCTGTGTTTTCAAATTGTATTGACTTAATAAATAATTCAGAAGACACTGGATCCACAATTGTGGAAGATCATGTAAGTTTGAAAGTGTTTGCTATGACCAAAGATGCCTGTATTGTTGTCATGGATGGAAACAATGGTGATATTCTCTGCTCCCAATCAATAAAATCTGCAACGGAACTTATGTCACCTTCAATATATATTATAG AGGGTGGCAGCTACATCTCTGAAATGTCTAGTGGAAAACATTTATCTGTTTCATCTCAGAAAAGTGACACTAAAAGTGAATCTGCCCCAGCTGCTTCTTGCAGTGAAAGTTCTCCACTTAAAGTTGACCACGAGGCCTCTGCTACAGCAGCCCACTTTAAGCAGAGAGaagaaaattttcttcttttgttttgttgtgagGATGCATTGCATTTGCATTCTTTGAATGAG GTGGACAGTGATCCTATTCGAAAGGTAAATCTCATGAAACCATGCTGTTGGAGTACACCATTCAAGAAGGACGATAAAGAGTGTGGGATCATTTTACTCTATCAGACCGGAGAGATTGAAATTAG ATCTTTGCCAGATCTTGAAGTGGTTGTAGAAAGCTCTTTAATGTCAATCCTAAGGTGGAACTTCAAGACTAATATGGAGAAGACAATATGTCCATCTGAAAATGCTCAGATTATTCTG gtGAATGGATGTGAATTTGCTGCTATATCGCTTTTGGCCTCTGAAAACCACTTcag GATTCCAGAGTCATTGCCTTGCCTTCATGATAAACTACTTACAGCTGCTGCTGATGCCACAATCAGTTTATCTCCCAATCAGAAGATAACACGGGTTGGA GGTGCTTCCTCTGGTATTTTAGGTGGTTTGATTAAGGGTTTCCCAGGGAGCAAGGCAGAGCACCATGTAGATCTTCTTGAAGTTTGTAAGAATGATTTTGCTCATTTAGAGAGCATATTTTCCAGCCCTCCTTTCTTAAAGCCTTCTATCGACCATGTGGATGGCCAAAAAGTTGTGGAGCTTAGCATAG ATGACATTGATATTGATGAACCTCTATTTGTCTCACCTTCATCTGAAACGAAGAAGAATGATACTAAAG ATAAGGGAACAGAAAGGGAAAGATTATTTGAAGGTGCAAGTACTGATTCACAGCCAAAGCTCAGAACAGCCGATGAAATTAAGGCTAAATATAGGAAGGGG GATGCCTCTGCTGCAGCTGCACATGCAAAGGAGAAGCTCATACAACGCCAGGAAAAACTTGAG AGGCTCAGTGAGCGTACAGCGGAGCTGCAAAGAGGGGCCGAAAACTTTGCATCAATGGCAAATGAACTTGCCAAGCAAATGGAGAAACGCAAATGGTGGAACATATGA
- the LOC133705464 gene encoding uncharacterized protein LOC133705464 isoform X4 has product MFSKLFQKNTAQQQPPSPQQQPPPQPQPPPPRAKDNVSKGGLTLKDINPRIALHYGIPSTASVLAFDHIQSVLAIGTLDGRIKVIGGDNIEGLLVSPKILPFKYLEFLQNQGILVSVSSDNEIQVWDLEQRQIASTLQWDSNITAFSVIFASSYMYIGDEYGMVYVLNYDAEEVKLVPMPYHVPADVAEDASGMSSPKNHSVVGVLPQPSSQGNKVLIAYEDGLMILWDVSEDKVVLVKGNKDIELKCEITADAHKEIGHKLSDDRSDYEPLEKEIAALCWASTDGSVLAVGYVDGDILLWNLSSTASATDKHAAKSSNDVVKLQLSTGDRRLPVIVLHWSSHRPHNECRGQLFIYGGDAIGSEEVLTILSLDWSSGIESLKCIGRVDLTLNGSFADMVVLPSGGLMGTSGTLVLTNPGQLHFYNDAGLSSSTSLQETRNYVSSMQFPMVIPTIEPQLTAAKFGLVFRDGKFSKALSEAISARKPQATHSSGNTNWPLTGGVPSHLHDAEKYQVERLYIAGYQDGTVRIWDATYPTFALIYVLGPEVKGINVANVNASVSALDFCSATLCLAIGNECGTVRLYKLVCSADEMILKFVTETEKEVYTLDQEDGPQCTAVFSFLSSPIYALQFANSGTRLAVGFHCARVAMLDTSTSSVLFLTDSLSGSSLPVKSLAVFSNCIDLINNSEDTGSTIVEDHVSLKVFAMTKDACIVVMDGNNGDILCSQSIKSATELMSPSIYIIEGGSYISEMSSGKHLSVSSQKSDTKSESAPAASCSESSPLKVDHEASATAAHFKQREENFLLLFCCEDALHLHSLNEVDSDPIRKVNLMKPCCWSTPFKKDDKECGIILLYQTGEIEIRSLPDLEVVVESSLMSILRWNFKTNMEKTICPSENAQIILVNGCEFAAISLLASENHFRIPESLPCLHDKLLTAAADATISLSPNQKITRGASSGILGGLIKGFPGSKAEHHVDLLEVCKNDFAHLESIFSSPPFLKPSIDHVDGQKVVELSIDDIDIDEPLFVSPSSETKKNDTKDKGTERERLFEGASTDSQPKLRTADEIKAKYRKGDASAAAAHAKEKLIQRQEKLERLSERTAELQRGAENFASMANELAKQMEKRKWWNI; this is encoded by the exons TTTCTACAAAATCAAGGTATCCTAGTCAGCGTGTCAAGTGACAATGAGATTCAG GTTTGGGATTTAGAGCAAAGACAAATTGCTTCCACTTTACAATGGGACTCCAATATAACTGCATTCTCTGTTATTTTTGCCTCAAGTTACAT GTATATTGGAGATGAGTATGGGATGGTGTATGTATTAAATTATGATGCCGAAGAAGTTAAACTTGTACCGATGCCATACCATGTTCCTGCAGACGTAGCAGAGG ATGCATCTGGTATGTCATCACCTAAGAATCACTCTGTTGTAGGAGTTCTGCCCCAACCTTCTTCTCAAGGAAACAA aGTGTTGATTGCATATGAGGATGGGTTGATGATTCTTTGGGATGTCTCTGAAGATAAAGttgttctagttaaagggaaCAAAGATATTGAATTGAAATGTGAAATAACAGCTGATGCTCACAAAGAAATAGGACACAAGCTTTCTGATGATAGATCAGACTATGAGCCATTGGAGAAAGAGATAGCTGCCCTCTGTTGGGCATCTACTGATGGGTCAGTTCTTGCTGTTGGTTATGTTGATGGAGATATATTGTTGTGGAACCTATCAAGCACTGCTTCTGCTACAGATAAGCATGCTGCAAAATCATCAAACGATGTTGTTAAGCTACAGTTATCCACAGGTGACAGAAGACTCCCTGTCATTGTTTTGCATTGGTCTTCACACAGACCGCATAATGAGTGCCGTGGCCAGCTCTTTATCTACGGCGGTGATGCAATTGGATCTGAAGAAGTTCTAACG ATTTTGAGCCTTGATTGGTCTTCTGGAATAGAAAGTCTAAAATGCATTGGGCGTGTTGATCTTACTCTGAATGGTTCTTTTGCTGATATGGTTGTTTTACCTAGTGGTGGCTTGATGGGAACTTCAGGCACTTTGGTATTAACTAATCCAGGACAGCTGCACTTTTATAATGACGCTGGCTTGTCTTCCTCAACGTCCCTACAAGAGACAAGGAATTATGTTTCTTCAATGCAGTTCCCCATGGTTATACCTACTATCGAACCACAATTGACTGCAGCAAAATTTGGTCTGGTCTTTAGAGATGGCAAGTTCTCAAAGGCTCTCTctgag gcaATTTCTGCTAGAAAACCTCAAGCAACACATTCTTCTGGAAATACAAATTGGCCTTTGACTGGTGGAGTTCCTAGCCATCTTCATGATGCTGAAAAATATCAGGTCGAGAGATTATATATAGCTGGTTACCAAGATGGAACTGTAAGAATATGGGATGCCACCTATCCAACATTTGCACTCATTTATGTTTTAGGACCGGAG GTCAAAGGTATCAATGTTGCTAATGTTAATGCATCAGTATCTGCTTTGGATTTTTGCTCCGCTACCTTATGTTTAGCTATTGGCAATGAGTGTGGTACG GTTCGTCTATATAAGCTTGTATGTAGTGCTGATGAGATGATTTTGAAGTTTGTGACAGAAACTGAAAAAGAAG TCTACACTCTGGACCAAGAGGATGGACCTCAATGTACAGCTGTATTTTCTTTCCTAAGTTCTCCTATATATGCATTGCAATTTGCAAATTCTGGAACCAGACTTGCTGTGGGATTTCATTGTGCCCGG GTAGCAATGCTTGACACTAGTACATCATCTGTTTTATTTCTCACGGACAGTCTATCTGGCTCCAGTTTGCCTGTCAAGTCTCTGGCTGTGTTTTCAAATTGTATTGACTTAATAAATAATTCAGAAGACACTGGATCCACAATTGTGGAAGATCATGTAAGTTTGAAAGTGTTTGCTATGACCAAAGATGCCTGTATTGTTGTCATGGATGGAAACAATGGTGATATTCTCTGCTCCCAATCAATAAAATCTGCAACGGAACTTATGTCACCTTCAATATATATTATAG AGGGTGGCAGCTACATCTCTGAAATGTCTAGTGGAAAACATTTATCTGTTTCATCTCAGAAAAGTGACACTAAAAGTGAATCTGCCCCAGCTGCTTCTTGCAGTGAAAGTTCTCCACTTAAAGTTGACCACGAGGCCTCTGCTACAGCAGCCCACTTTAAGCAGAGAGaagaaaattttcttcttttgttttgttgtgagGATGCATTGCATTTGCATTCTTTGAATGAG GTGGACAGTGATCCTATTCGAAAGGTAAATCTCATGAAACCATGCTGTTGGAGTACACCATTCAAGAAGGACGATAAAGAGTGTGGGATCATTTTACTCTATCAGACCGGAGAGATTGAAATTAG ATCTTTGCCAGATCTTGAAGTGGTTGTAGAAAGCTCTTTAATGTCAATCCTAAGGTGGAACTTCAAGACTAATATGGAGAAGACAATATGTCCATCTGAAAATGCTCAGATTATTCTG gtGAATGGATGTGAATTTGCTGCTATATCGCTTTTGGCCTCTGAAAACCACTTcag GATTCCAGAGTCATTGCCTTGCCTTCATGATAAACTACTTACAGCTGCTGCTGATGCCACAATCAGTTTATCTCCCAATCAGAAGATAACACGG GGTGCTTCCTCTGGTATTTTAGGTGGTTTGATTAAGGGTTTCCCAGGGAGCAAGGCAGAGCACCATGTAGATCTTCTTGAAGTTTGTAAGAATGATTTTGCTCATTTAGAGAGCATATTTTCCAGCCCTCCTTTCTTAAAGCCTTCTATCGACCATGTGGATGGCCAAAAAGTTGTGGAGCTTAGCATAG ATGACATTGATATTGATGAACCTCTATTTGTCTCACCTTCATCTGAAACGAAGAAGAATGATACTAAAG ATAAGGGAACAGAAAGGGAAAGATTATTTGAAGGTGCAAGTACTGATTCACAGCCAAAGCTCAGAACAGCCGATGAAATTAAGGCTAAATATAGGAAGGGG GATGCCTCTGCTGCAGCTGCACATGCAAAGGAGAAGCTCATACAACGCCAGGAAAAACTTGAG AGGCTCAGTGAGCGTACAGCGGAGCTGCAAAGAGGGGCCGAAAACTTTGCATCAATGGCAAATGAACTTGCCAAGCAAATGGAGAAACGCAAATGGTGGAACATATGA